The DNA segment CCCCCGAGACCGCCCACTCCGACCCTGTCGGGGGGATCCAGGCACTTCTGCGGGAAATCGCCAGCGCGGCCGAGATCGAGCATGCCGCGTCCATACTGGACGCTGACTATCCCGAACTCGCCGAGCTGTTGCGGGTGTACGGCGCGGGAAGGGCGAGCGAGGCGCGCGAACACTTCGCGCGCACACTCGCTCCGAAGAACAACACCAGCCAGTGATTTTTCAGCCCGCGACACCGGTGACCGGTTCAGGGCCAGGCGTTGCCGCTGCGCCGGACACCGCGCCGGTCGCCCGCACGAAATACGCCAGCAGCTCCGCGATCGCCGCCGGATCGTCCAATTGCGGGCAGTGCCCCCAATCCTCGCGGACGAGCAGCCTGCTGTGCGGCACGAGCGCGTGCAGTTGCCGTCCCGATGCCGCGCTGACCAGATGGTCGCGGCCGCACGCGACAACGAGCAACGGAACGGTGATGCTGTCGAGCCGGTAGGCGTCGGCGAGTTCGGCGACCAGTTCGCGTGCCTGGCCCAGCCGGGTCGTCGCGCTGCGATAGTCGGGGAACTGGTCGGTGAACCGGCGTACGTGCTCTGGGTCGACCATCGCGGCGCTGGCATACAGCAGGCGCGGAACGACTCGCTCGGCGACGGCCCTCACCACGAAACCGGGAACGGGCAGCGGAAGCGAGGCACACGCGCGCAGCGCGAGCGGATAGCGCGCGACGGTCCTGATGAGCCAGGAATCGACGAAACCGGGCGCGGCGATCGAGACGACCCCCGCCACCGGAAGGCGCGGATCCTGCGCCGCCCTCAGCCCCATCGTGCCGCCGAGCGAGTTGCCGACGAGCACGACGCCGCCGAGCGCGGACTGTTCCTTGATCACCGCGGCGGTGAACGCGTCGAGCTGGGGGAGGATGGCGCCCTGCCGCAACGGCGCCGCCTCACCGAACCCTGGAAGATCCACCGCGATCACGGAGTGACCGAGCGCCGCGAGTTCGGTGATCACCTGCCGCCAGGTGTCGGCGCTGTCGCAATAGCCGTGGAGCAGCACGATGCGCGGCGCGCTGGGCCGGGCGGCGGTCCTGCGACCTCGGCGCCTGCCCCCCGCCTGGGTCGAGGGCCGCGGTCCTGCTTCGAGCACACGGGTGCGGAAACCGGCGAACCGTCGGTAGCCGGTCCTGATGTCGACGGGCGCCGACGGTTCCAGGGGATCCGCCGGCGCTTGTCGCTGCACCGCGATCATGTGACCAGGTTAACCGAGAAACGGCCGTTTCATACCGCCGCTCGGGCGCACCGTCGCGTATCGGCGTGCTGTCAATGCGAAATCGTCGCTGGTCAGCGCGCCGGGTTCGGATCAGTGAGCGAAGACGATCTTCCCGGCGGTGGCGCCTTTCAGCATGTTGGTAAAGCCCCGCCCGGCTTCGGTGAAAGGCAGCTCGTCCCCGATCCGGGGCCGGATGCCGGCCAGTTCGACGTAGGAAAGCAGGTTCGCGAGCTCGTCCCGCGTCCCCATCGTCGAGCCGATGACCCTGAGCTGCAAGAAAAACACGCGCTGTAGCTCCGCGCTCGCGTCGGGCCCGCTCGTCGAACCGGACACCACGATGACGCCGCCCGGCTTGAGCGATTTGACCGAGTGCGACCAGGTGGCCTTGCCGACGGTCTCGAACACGGCGTCGACGCGTTCCGGAAGCCGGGAGCCCGGCTCGAACGCTTCGTGGGCGCCCAATTCCACCGCGAGCGCACGCTTGTCCTCGCTGCGTCCCGTCACCCATACCCGCATGCCGGCCGCCCTGCCGAGCTGAACCAGCGCCGTCGCCACGCCACCGGACGCACCCTGCACGAGCATCGTCTGCCCAGGCCGCAGCCCTGACTTGACGAACAGCATCCGGTAGGCGGTCAGCCATGCCGTGCCCATCGTCGACGCTTCCGCGAACGAGAGACCGGCCGGTTTCGGCAGCACGTTGCGAGCCGGAACCACCACGTAGTCGGCGAAGGTGCCCTGATGCTTCTCGGTGAGCAGGGTCCGCTTGGGGTCGAGCGTGTCGTCCCCGTGCCAGGAGTCGTCGTTGATGACGGAGTGGATGACCACCTCCGTGCCGTCGTCCAGAACGCCCGCGCCGTCGCAGCCGAGGATCATCGGGAACTGCTCCTGCTTGATCCCGACCCCGCGCAACGTCCACAGGTCGTGCATGTTCAAACTGGCTGCCTTGACCGAAACCCGCACCCAGCCTGCGGGAACCTCGGGCTCCGGCCGCTCGCCGACCACGAGTGAGGCCAGCGGATCGTCGGTATTGGCTTCTTTGGCATAGACGGCGAACATGGCGTCAACCTACCTGGCGTAGGCTCTTGCATGTGTTCGACGGAGTGGCCCGCTGGTGGGACGGGTTCGAGCTCTGGCTCGCGCAGCAGTGGTTCCCCGTGCAGTTCGTACTGGTCATGGCGGTACTGGTGCCGTTGTGCCTCGGGCTCGCCTGGATTGTGCATCGCGTTGTGAACGTCGTGGCCGACCGGGCCGCCCGCATCAGGGCGGCACGTCACCACGAAAAAGGGTCCTAGGGGTACGGAATGCTTTCCCGGAGGCGCATCAGCGCCGCGCTGATCGGGCTCATCGTGCTGGTGCTCGGTGGCTGGCTGATCAAAGACGTCATCGCGGCAGGCGATTCCAGCGACGCGCCGGGTAGCGTGCCCGGCGCGGAATCGGGACTACAGGTCGAGCCACTTTCCAGCCTGCCCGAGCAAGCGGACGAGACCTACCGGCTCATCGAGCAGGACGGACCGTTCCCCTATCCGGAGAGGGACGGCACGGTTTTCGGCAATAGGGAGAGGTTGTTGCCAGAGCAGGAATCCGGTTACTACCGGGAGTACACCGTTCCGACGCCGGGAAGCGCGGACCGGGGTGCCCGCAGGCTCGTCGAGGGTGAGGCCGACGAGTTGTACTACACGGCCGACCACTACGCGTCCTTCGTCGTCGTGGACCCATCGCGATGACGGGGCAGCCGAAACCGGCATGGCGGTCCGTCGCCGAGCAAGCCAAGGCCCGTGGCGCGTTCGCGCACGTCCTCGACGGGACGTCGCACCTCGACAAGCTGGGCACTCTCGACGCCATCGCCTCGGCGCTGTCGTTTCCCGAGTACTTCGGCCGCAACCTCGACGCGCTCTACGACTGCCTCACCGATCTGGCCTGGCTGCCGCCGGGGGAGCACGTGCTGATCTGGATCGCCTCCGACGCGCTGAAGCAAGCCGACCCCCGGGCCTACGTCGCCGTGCACGGCACGCTGTCGGACGCGCAGCGCGCGCTCGCCCCCGGCGGCGAACGCGCCGACAGCCGCACACTGACGGTCGTCTTGGCTGACTGACCGACTCAGTCGGCCGGGACCCAGTTCGGTGTGCGTTTCTGCGCGAAAGCCGTGATCCCCTCCTGGCCTTCCTCGCTCGCGAAGAACCTGGCCGAGGTCGCCAGCATCGTGGCGAACGTCTCCGGCATCGCGGTGCCCGTTTCGCCCTGGAGTAGTTGCTTGGTCGCCGCGAGCGCGGAGGGTCCGCCGAGCGCGAGCGCCGCGACATAACGCTCGACCTCCGCCGCGAGGTCTTTCTCCGGAACGGCGGCGTTGATCAGGCCGATCTCCGCCGCCCGCTTCGCGTCGAACTTCTCGCCGGTGAGGAACAGTTCGTGCGCCGCGCGCGCGTTGAGCCTCGGCAGCACGGTGACCGAGATGATCGCCGGGATGACTCCGATGCGCACCTCGGTGAACGCGAACGTCGCCGTGTCGGCCGCCACCGCGATGTCGGCGGCGGCGACGAGCCCGACGCCGCCCGCCCTCGCCGGGCCGGACAGCGCGGCGACCACCGGTTTCGGGCTGGTCCAGATCCGCTCCAGGATCGAGGGAAACTCCTGCACGCCCTGGCTTTGCTCGCCGGCTCCCTGTGCTTCCTTGAGGTCCATTCCAGAACAGAACACCGGGCCGCGATGGCCGAGCACGATCACGCGGACCGCCTCGTCGCCGATGGCCTTGTCAAGGCTGTCGCTCAGTTGCCCTCGCAACCGTGCGGACAGCGCGTTGCGGTTGTGCGGGGAGTCGAGCGTGATGGTCGCGGTTCCACCGGACACCGCATAGTGCACGAGTTCGTCAGCCATGCCAACACCCTGGCACACCCCCTGGATCAGGCCGAGCGACGCGCGCCGAGTTGCCTTGCCCCGGTGTAGTGCCGCAGCACCGCCTTGGCCACGCGCGGATCGGGGCACAGCGGATCCGCGAAGGGAACCGGACCCACCGCCTCGCTCGCCAGCGCGTGGATGCGGTCCGGAAGCAGCCCTGGGGCCAGGAACCAGGACGCGACGGCGAACCGGACCGCGCCTTTCGCGCGCAGTTTCGCCACGGCGGCGGGCAGGTCGGGGTGCGCGGTGCTGGCGAAGGCGGGACTCACCAGGCACGCCTGCCGCGACTGCCAGCGCCGGGCCATCCTGGCGACAGCGGCGTTGGCCGGTTCGTGCGAGGAGCCCACCGCCGACAGCACGACCCCGAGCCCAGGGTCCGCGAGGTCGGCACCGGCCTCGGCGAGCCGGTCGAGCGCGACCTCCTCCAGCGTCCCCGAGGTGCCGAGCACGTCGGAAACGGTGACCCGCAGGGCGGGAAACCGCCTTCCGGTGTCCTCCACGATGCGGGGCAGGTCGACTTTGGCGTGGTAGGCACTCCCGAGCAGCAGTGGCACGACGACCACGTCACGATGGCCCTCGGCGTGCAATGCGGCGAGTACGTCCTCCACACCCGGCCGCGAGAGATCGAGAAACGCCTCCCGCACATCGACGCCGGGTGCTTCGGCACGGACGAGACCGGCCAGCGCGGCGATGGTGGCCGCGGACCTGCTGTCCCTGCTGCCGTGCGCCACGGCGACGAGCGGTGGCGCGCTCATGCGCCCAGTGTGGAGAACCGCTCGCCGACCAGCCCTGCCGCGAGCGTGTCGCCGTCCTTGGGGTCGATGACGAGAAACGCTCCGGTGCGAGGACTCTTCGCGTAGTCGTCGACGGGGATCTCCTCCGACAGTCGCAACCGGACACTGCCGATGTCGTTGAGTTCCAGCGACTCCGGACTGTCTACAGTGGAGAGAGTCTGTTCGTCGAAGCGGGCGGTGATCTCTTCGACGAGTGCCTGCACGGTGCGGGTTCCGTGTTTGACGAGCACCTTGGCTCCCTGCCGCAACTCCTTGCCGGACAGCCAGCACAACGCCGCGGTGAGTTCGTCGGTCAATCGCGGCCGGGCGTGCGCCGTCGCGATGAGGTCGCCCCGGGAGATGTCCAGTTCGTCGGCGAGCACCACGGTGACCGAACTGCCGGAACCGGCCTCGTCGAGCGGGCCGTCGTGGGTGTCGATCCGTTCGACGGTCGAGCGCGAACCCTGTGGCAGCACCACGATCTCGTCGCCGGGGCGCACCGTGCCCGACGCGATCTGTCCCGCGTAGCCGCGGTAGTCGGGATGCTCAGGGGTGCGCGGCCTGATCACGTACTGGACGGGGAACCGGAAGGGAGCTTCGTGCGGGTCGGGCGCGACCGGGACGCTCTCCAGGTGTTCGAGCAGGGTCGGGCCCTGGTACCACGGGGTGTTCTCCGAACGGGCCGCGACGTTGTCGCCGACGAGCGCGGAGACCGGGATGGCCAGTACCGAGCCCTCCGCGTAGCCCAGTGACGCCGCGTGAGCCGAGAATTCCTTAGCTATCACGGTGAAGGCTTCCTCGTCGTAGCCGATGAGGTCGACCTTGTTGACGGCGAGCACCAGCCGGGGCACCCCGAGCAGCGCCAGTACGGCCGCGTGCCTTCTGGTCTGCTCGACGACGCCCTTGCGCGCGTCGACCAGCAGTACGGCCAGTTGCGCCGTCGAAGCGCCGGTGACGGTGTTGCGGGTGTACTGGACGTGTCCCGGGGTGTCGGCGAGTACGAAGCTGCGCCGGGGAGTGGCGAAATACCGGTAGGCCACGTCGATGGTGATGCCCTGCTCACGCTCGGAGCGCAGCCCGTCGACGAGCAGCGAAAGGTCTGGTGTGGACAGTCCGCGGTCCACGCTGGCGCGCTGGACGGCGTCGAGCTGATCGGCCAGCACGGATTTGGTGTCGTAAAGCAACCGGCCGACCAATGTGGACTTACCGTCGTCGACACTGCCTGCCGTGGCAAGCCGTAGCAGCGAGCTCATCTCTAGAAGTACCCTTCTCGCTTGCGGTCCTCCATGGCGGCCTCCGACAACCGGTCGTCGGCTCTCGTGGCTCCGCGTTCGGTGAGCCTGCTCGCCTGCACCTCCGCGATCACGTCCGCCACCGAGGCGGCCGTCGATTCGACGGCACCGGTGCACGAGCCGTCGCCGACGGTGCGGTAACGCACCGTCAGTTCTTTCACGACCTCGTCCTCGCGCGGCCCGCCCCACGGGCCCTCGGTGAGCCACATGCCGTCTCTGCGGTACACCTCGCGCCGGTGGGCGTAGTAGATGGAGGGCAGTTCGACACCTTCGCGGGCGATGTAGTTCCAGACATCGGCCTCGGTCCAGTTCGACAGCGGGAAGACCCGCACGTGCTCGCCCGGCCGGTGCCTTCCGTTGTACAGGTTCCACAACTCGGGCCGCTGCCTGCGGGGTTCCCACTGGCCGAAAGCGTTGCGCAGGCTGAAAATCCGTTCCTTCGCGCGAGCGCGTTCCTCGTCCCGTCTTCCGCCGCCGAACACCGCGTCGAACTTGTGCTCGGTGATGGTGTCGAGCAGCGGCTGGGTCTGTAGTGGATTTCTGGTCCCGTCGGGTCGTTCGGTGAGCCGCCCGTCGTCGATCCAGTCCTGCACGTGAGCCACGATCAGCCGGAGCCCGTGCCGCTCGACGACCCGGTCGCGGAACTCGATGACCTCATCGAAGTTGTGTCCGGTGTCGACGTGCAGCAGCGGGAAGGGCACCGGGGCGGGCCAGAACGCCTTGATCGCGAGGTGCAGCAGCAGCGTGGAGTCCTTTCCGCCGGAGAACAGGATCACCGGCCGGTCGAACTCGCCCGCGACCTCGCGGAAGATGTGGATGGCCTCGGACTCCAGCGCGATCAGGTTGTCCCGTGCCGCGTCGGTGGCGGCCTCCAACGTGGTCATGTCGTCCTTTCTCAGCCGTGCAGGCCGCACTCGGTCTTGGTCTGTCCAGCCCAGCGCCCGCTTCGCGGGTCGGCCCCCGGCGCGACCTTCGCGGTGCACGGCGCGCAGCCGATCGAGAGGTATCCCTCTTCGACCAAGGGATTCCGCAGAATCCCGTGCTCGGTGATGTAGCCGTCGAACTCCTCGTCCGTCCACGCCGCGATGGGATTGATCTTCACGAGCCCGTTGCGCTCGTCCCACGTGACGATCGGCGTGTTCGCCCTTGTCGGCGCGTCGACCCTGCGTACTCCGGTCACCCAGCAGGAATACCGCGCGAGCGTGGTGCGCAACGGGATCACCTTGCGGAGGTGACAGCACTGGTTGGGGTCGCGGTCGTGCAGCCGGGGCCCGTACCGCTCGTCCTGTTCGGCGACCGACTCTTCCGCTTGCGCGTTGACCACCGTGATGTCCGGGTACACCGTGGCGACCGCGTCGCGGGTGCCGATGGTTTCCGCGAAGTGGTAGCCCGTTTCGAGGAAAAGGACATCCACATCGGACTTGACTTTGGTCGCGAGGTCGATCAGGACGGCATCCTGCATGTTCGAAGCCACGATGAGATCGTCGCCGAATTTCTCGACGGCCCAGCGCAGCGCCTCCTCGGCGCTCGCGTCGGCCAGCTCGTCGGAAGCCCGTGCGGCCAACGCCTTCAGGTCTTCCCCGGCTTCGCTGGTCGATGTCGCAACTGTCATCGGGTTACCTCCGGAATCTGTAGGCCGATGAAGGTCACCGAGAACACTCTCCTACACGATCCGCACAGCCAGGCGCCATCCTTCTCTGGTCGGAGATCTTCGTCGCCACAGTACGGACAGTAGAACGCCGTGGCTCTGCTCGGCGTGAATTCGCTCATCTCGCACTCACTTCAGCGCTGCCTCGTCGGCGCGGGCCACCCACTGCGCGAAGCGTTCGCCCTGCACACGCTCGGCCAGGTAGGCCCGGACGAGACGTTCGACATAGTCGGTCAGTTCCGCACTGGTGACCTTGTGACCCCTGAGTTTGCGGCCGAATCCGGCGTCGAGTCCGAGTCCGCCACCGAGATGTACCTGGAAACCCTCGACCTGGTTGCCCTCGTCGTCGGTGACGATCTGTCCCTTGAGTCCGATGTCGGCGACCTGGATGCGGGCACACGAGTTGGGGCAGCCGTTGAGGTGCACGCTGACCGGGTTCTCGACGCCGTCCTGGACGTCGGCGAGCCTGCTTTCGAGGTCGGCCACGAGTTGCTGGGCCCTCGCCTTGGTCTCCACGATGGCCAGCTTGCAGAACTCGATGCCGGTGCAGGCCATGACGCCGCGCCGCCACGGCGACGGCGTGGTCCGCAAGCCCGCTTCAGCCAGTTCGGTGGCGAGACCGTCGAGTTCGGCTTCCGGGACGTCGAGCACGACCAGTTTCTGTTGCGGTGTCAGCCGGACCCTGCCCGAACCCGCTCTCTCCGCGGCCTTGGCGACCGCGATCAGCAGCGAGCCGGAGGTACGGCCCGCGACGGGCGCGCCGCCGACGTAGTAGTTGCCGTCGGTCTGCCGGTGCGCGCCGATATGGTCGATGGGCACCTCGGGCACCTCGGGCGCGGGCCCGTCGGCGAGGCTTCGCTTGAGGTACTGCGTTTCCAGCACCTCCCTGAATTTGGCGGCGCCCCAGTCCTTGACGAGGAACTTGATGCGCGCCCTCGACCGCAGCCTGCGGTAGCCGTAGTCGCGGAAGATGCTGATGACGCCTTCCCACACGTCGGGTACGTCATCGAGGGGCACCCACACGCCGAGCCGCTGCGCGATCATCGGGTTGGTCGAGAGGCCGCCGCCGACCTGCACGTCGAAACCGGGGCCGTGCTCGGGGTGATCGACGCCGACGAAAGCGACGTCGTGGATCTCGTGCGCGACGTCCTGCTGTCCCGAGATCGCCGTCTTGAACTTGCGGGGCAGGTTCGCGAACCGGGGGTCGCCGACGAAGCGTCTGTTGATCTCCTCGATGGCCGGGGTGCCGTCGATGATCTCCTCGGCGGCGATCCCCGCTACGGGGGAACCGAGGATCACGCGCGGGCTGTCGCCGCAGGCCTCCATCGTGGTCATGCCCGCCGCTTCGAGCTTCTCCCAGATCGTCGGCATGTCCTCGATCCGGATCCAGTGGTACTGGATGTTCTGCCGGTCGGTGATGTCGGCGGTGTCCCTCGCGTAGGTCTGCGACAGCTCGCCGAGCAGGGTCAGCTGGTCGGTGGTCAGCGCGCCGCCGTCGAGCCGCACCCGCAGCATGAAGTACTTGTCGTCGAGCTCTTCCGGTTCCAGCGTGGCCGTCCGCCCGCCGTCGATGCCGGGCTTGCGCTGGGTGTAGAGCCCGTACCAGCGGAATCGGCCGCGCAGGTCGCCGGGGTCGATCGAGTCGAATCCGCCCTTGGCGTAGATGTTCTCGATGCGGGCGCGGACGTTGAGGGGCGAATCGTCCCTTTTTGAGCGCTCGTTCGGGTTGAGCGGCTCGCGGTATCCCAGGGCCCATTGACCCTCACCGCGACGCTGCTTGGGCCGTGCGGGGCGGTCCGTCTTCGCGGCCATGTGTTCTCGTCCTCCAGGGCTGGTCACTCGTGGCTGACGCCGACGGCGCCGCTTTGCCCTGGTGAAGACCTTGGTGGGAGCAGTTCGCGGCAACCCGGCGCCAGGTCGTCCTTGACGGGCAAACGGCGCACAGAATTCAGCGTCGGCAGAGACTGCTGGAGACGCGCAGGTAGTCGACGTGGCGGCGAACCACGAGAGACACTCCTGCAGAAGTCACGAACCAAGAGTGCCACGCTGCTCAGAATGTGGTCCAGAGCCGTCCGCATCGTGGGAGTAACGTCACCAGGGCTTTTGCCGGACACCCTGAACAGAATGGGACACTGGAGCGGTGAGTTCGCCGAGCGGTCCCGACCAGTTCACCCTCCCCGGTTCCGCGCTGAGCGGACTCGGTGAGAGGCCGTTCGGGGTGTACGTGCACGTGCCGTTCTGCGCGACGCGCTGCGGCTACTGCGACTTCAACACCTACACCGCCGGTGAGCTCGGTTCGGCAGCCTCTCCCGCGTCCTGGCTTGAGGGCTTGCGCGGGGAACTCGAACTGGCCGCGCGCGTGCTCGGAACCCCGCCGGCCGCCGACACCGTCTTCGTCGGCGGCGGCACTCCCTCGCTGCTGGGCGCGGACGGACTGGCCGACGTGCTCGACGCGGTGCGGCGGAGCTTCGGGCTCGCCGACGGCGCCGAGGTCACCACCGAGTCCAACCCCGAGTCGACCTCGCCTGAGTTCTTCGCGGGCATCAGGCGGGCCGGTTACACGAGGGTGTCGCTCGGTATGCAGTCGTCGGCGCCGCACGTACTGCGCGTGCTCGACCGCGTGCACACCCCGGGCCGCCCCGTCGCCGCGGCGAAGGAGGCGAGGCAAGCCGGTTTCGAGCACGTCAACCTCGACCTGATCTACGGGACGCCGGGGGAGCGGACCGACGACCTGCGTGCCTCGCTGGAAGCGGTGCTCTCCGCCGGGGTCGATCACGTCTCGGCCTACGCGCTGATCGTCGAGGACGGCACCGCGATGGCCCGCAAGGTCCGCAAAGGTGAACTGCCCGCTCCCGACGACGACGTGCTCGCCGAACGGTACGAGTTGATCGACGCCACCCTGGCCACCTCGGGACTGCGCTGGTACGAGGTGTCGAACTGGGCTGCGGAGACACCGGGCGCGGTGTGCGCCCACAACATGGGTTATTGGCGAGGCGGCGACTGGTGGGGAGCCGGTCCCGGCGCGCACAGTCACGTCGGCGGCGTTCGCTGGTGGAACGTCAAGCATCCCGCTCGCTACGCCGGGCTGGTCGCGGAAGGCACGCTGCCGGTCGCCGACCGCGAAGTGCTCGGCGAGCAGGACCGTTACCTGGAGCGCGTGATGCTCGAACTCCGGCTCGCCGAGGGACTACCGCTGTCGGCGCTGGCCGGGGACGGGGTCGAGGAGGCGAAGACCGCCGCCGCCGACGGAGTCCTCGACGCGGGGGCCATCGCCGAAGGAAGGGCGGTGCTCACCGACAGGGGCAGGCTGCTGGCCGACGCGGTCGTGCGCCGTCTCGTCATCTGACCCGACCAACCTGACCCAACCTGACCTGACACCTGGCCCTGACCCGCTCGGCCGGAGCGCGAATGCGCATCTCGACGTCGCGGACGCGGATCTCGCGGTTCTGGACGCGGATCTCGGCGTCCTGGACGGGGGACTCGCGGGCGGCGGCGTCAGCTTTCCCCGGTGCCGGTGCCGGTGGCGTCGGTGGTGTCCAGGACCTTGATGGTCAGCCCGGCTCGGGTGAGCCGGGTCAGCAGTGCCTCTCCCATGGCCACGGCGGTGGTGACCTGGCCTGCCGCCGGTGGCAGCTCGTCGAAGGCCAGGCACAGCGCCGACTCGCCCAGCATCTTCGCGGTCTCGGTGTATCCGGGGTCGCCGCCGCTGAACTCGGTGCGCACGCGCTTGCCGCCGCCCTCGCCGGTGAACCGCACGCTGAACCACGAATCGGCCCTGCGCCGCTCGCTCGGGCCCTGCCCCGGCGCGCGCATGGCCCGCAGCCGTTCCCTGACCGGCCGGATCTGGGCGAGCACGGCGAGCGCTCCGAGTCCCGCTCCCGCCGCGAGCACCGTCGGCAGCTTTTTCACCGACGCCGTGTGCGTGTACGTGAAGTCGGGCCCGTAGCGGGGCAGCGCCGCCGCCGAACGGGCGACGATCTGCGGGTCGATGGTCGGCAGTGGCACGAGCCAGCCACCGGAGGCGGCTTTGCGGGGCGGCCCGAACTTGAGGTGGACCCTGCGCCCTTCCGGCCGGGGTTCCACGGCGCGCCGCGCCTTCGCGGCTTTCAGCATGGCTCGCGGCCGCGAGAAGGCCGTCAGCAGCGACGAGTAGGTACCCCCTGAGAAGTCCGCCTTGGCGCGCAGCGCGCCGGTGACCTTCAGCGGCACGTCACGGGGCAACTGGCCGACCGTGAACAACACCCCCATGTCGTAGGGGATGGAGTCGAAACCGCAGGCGTGCACGATGCGGGCGCCGGTCCGCCTCGCCGTGGCGTCGTGTGCCAGGTAGGTCCGGTCGGCGAACTCGGGTTCGCCGGTGAGGTCGAGATAGTCGGTGCCCGCCGCCGCGCACGCGGCGACGAGCGGATCGCCGTGTTCGAGGTAGGGACCGACGGTGGTGACGACAACCTTTGCCCTCGCGGCGATCCGGTCGAGCGAGGCGCGATCGGTGCTGTCGGCGCGCAGCAGCGGCAGCGTCGCCCACGCCGGGTCGATCTCGGTCAGCCGCTTCCTGACGGAATCCAGTTTGGTCTCGTCGCGGCCGGCGATGGCCCACCGGCATCCCTCCGGCGCGGCGCGCGCGAGGTATTCGGCCGTCAGCCCGCCGGTGAACCCGGTGGCTCCGAAAACAACGATGTCGTACTCCCGTTCACCGGGCTTGGCGATGGGCATGCCGGTCTCCTTGCCTGAGAGGTTCGTTCTCGCCGATCGTGATGCCCTCGGCGCGCGCGACGGCTTCGAGCGCGCCGCCGAGGAGGGTGCTGAGGTAGTCGACGATCTTGTCCTCGCTGATGTCCTCCCGCTGGTCCAGCCACCAGGTTCCGGT comes from the Prauserella marina genome and includes:
- a CDS encoding saccharopine dehydrogenase family protein, which gives rise to MPIAKPGEREYDIVVFGATGFTGGLTAEYLARAAPEGCRWAIAGRDETKLDSVRKRLTEIDPAWATLPLLRADSTDRASLDRIAARAKVVVTTVGPYLEHGDPLVAACAAAGTDYLDLTGEPEFADRTYLAHDATARRTGARIVHACGFDSIPYDMGVLFTVGQLPRDVPLKVTGALRAKADFSGGTYSSLLTAFSRPRAMLKAAKARRAVEPRPEGRRVHLKFGPPRKAASGGWLVPLPTIDPQIVARSAAALPRYGPDFTYTHTASVKKLPTVLAAGAGLGALAVLAQIRPVRERLRAMRAPGQGPSERRRADSWFSVRFTGEGGGKRVRTEFSGGDPGYTETAKMLGESALCLAFDELPPAAGQVTTAVAMGEALLTRLTRAGLTIKVLDTTDATGTGTGES
- the hemW gene encoding radical SAM family heme chaperone HemW produces the protein MSSPSGPDQFTLPGSALSGLGERPFGVYVHVPFCATRCGYCDFNTYTAGELGSAASPASWLEGLRGELELAARVLGTPPAADTVFVGGGTPSLLGADGLADVLDAVRRSFGLADGAEVTTESNPESTSPEFFAGIRRAGYTRVSLGMQSSAPHVLRVLDRVHTPGRPVAAAKEARQAGFEHVNLDLIYGTPGERTDDLRASLEAVLSAGVDHVSAYALIVEDGTAMARKVRKGELPAPDDDVLAERYELIDATLATSGLRWYEVSNWAAETPGAVCAHNMGYWRGGDWWGAGPGAHSHVGGVRWWNVKHPARYAGLVAEGTLPVADREVLGEQDRYLERVMLELRLAEGLPLSALAGDGVEEAKTAAADGVLDAGAIAEGRAVLTDRGRLLADAVVRRLVI
- a CDS encoding nitrite/sulfite reductase, with amino-acid sequence MAAKTDRPARPKQRRGEGQWALGYREPLNPNERSKRDDSPLNVRARIENIYAKGGFDSIDPGDLRGRFRWYGLYTQRKPGIDGGRTATLEPEELDDKYFMLRVRLDGGALTTDQLTLLGELSQTYARDTADITDRQNIQYHWIRIEDMPTIWEKLEAAGMTTMEACGDSPRVILGSPVAGIAAEEIIDGTPAIEEINRRFVGDPRFANLPRKFKTAISGQQDVAHEIHDVAFVGVDHPEHGPGFDVQVGGGLSTNPMIAQRLGVWVPLDDVPDVWEGVISIFRDYGYRRLRSRARIKFLVKDWGAAKFREVLETQYLKRSLADGPAPEVPEVPIDHIGAHRQTDGNYYVGGAPVAGRTSGSLLIAVAKAAERAGSGRVRLTPQQKLVVLDVPEAELDGLATELAEAGLRTTPSPWRRGVMACTGIEFCKLAIVETKARAQQLVADLESRLADVQDGVENPVSVHLNGCPNSCARIQVADIGLKGQIVTDDEGNQVEGFQVHLGGGLGLDAGFGRKLRGHKVTSAELTDYVERLVRAYLAERVQGERFAQWVARADEAALK